The Persephonella atlantica genome includes a window with the following:
- the argJ gene encoding bifunctional glutamate N-acetyltransferase/amino-acid acetyltransferase ArgJ, producing MNIKMGVAKAGIKPSGDYDILVLKFPPSVYSLVLTQNSLAAAPVIYDRMISQTTDRISAIVVNSGNANAATGEEGLKNAEKMAQIVEELLDIDEPALVFSTGVIGVQLPMEKVEKGIKEACNSLTDLDLKTASRAISTTDSFEKYYQTEGEIDGKSFKVWGIAKGAGMIHPNMATMLAYIFTDVQIDKHLLDRVMKVVVERSFNSIDVDGCESTNDSFLIVATGEGKLKITEENKTPFAKKVLEVATNLAKMIVKDGEGATKLIQINVFNAKDREEAKKVGEAIALSNLFKTAMFGNDPNWGRILSAVGQLHLDIDFSRVKLYIGDFLIYSGEPVSFDREGAVRYLKENDEVNIYLYLERGDADWTYYTCDLTYKYVEINAEYTT from the coding sequence ATGAACATTAAGATGGGTGTGGCAAAAGCAGGTATAAAACCTTCAGGTGATTACGACATACTTGTACTTAAATTCCCTCCTTCTGTTTACAGTCTTGTCCTGACACAGAACTCCCTTGCTGCAGCCCCTGTAATATACGACAGAATGATATCCCAGACAACAGATAGGATATCTGCCATCGTGGTTAACAGCGGAAATGCCAATGCAGCAACAGGTGAAGAAGGACTGAAAAATGCAGAAAAAATGGCTCAGATAGTTGAAGAACTTTTAGATATAGATGAACCTGCCCTTGTTTTCTCAACAGGTGTGATAGGTGTTCAGCTCCCGATGGAGAAGGTAGAAAAAGGTATAAAAGAAGCCTGCAACAGCTTAACAGATTTAGACCTGAAAACAGCAAGCAGAGCCATATCAACAACAGACTCTTTTGAAAAATACTACCAGACAGAAGGAGAGATAGACGGCAAAAGCTTCAAAGTATGGGGGATAGCAAAAGGTGCCGGAATGATACACCCTAACATGGCAACAATGCTGGCATACATATTCACAGATGTTCAGATAGATAAACATCTCCTTGACAGGGTTATGAAAGTTGTTGTGGAAAGAAGCTTTAACTCTATAGACGTTGACGGATGTGAAAGCACAAACGACAGCTTTTTAATAGTAGCAACAGGGGAGGGAAAACTGAAAATAACAGAAGAAAACAAAACCCCCTTTGCCAAAAAGGTTTTAGAGGTTGCTACAAATCTGGCAAAGATGATTGTAAAAGACGGAGAAGGGGCAACAAAACTTATTCAGATAAATGTGTTTAATGCAAAAGACAGGGAAGAAGCAAAAAAAGTAGGAGAAGCCATAGCCCTCTCTAACCTTTTTAAAACAGCCATGTTCGGCAACGATCCAAACTGGGGCAGGATACTTTCTGCTGTAGGTCAGCTTCACTTAGATATAGATTTTTCAAGGGTAAAGCTGTACATAGGAGATTTTCTGATTTACAGCGGAGAGCCTGTATCTTTTGACAGAGAAGGAGCTGTAAGGTATCTGAAGGAAAACGATGAGGTGAATATATATCTGTACTTAGAAAGGGGAGATGCAGACTGGACTTACTACACATGCGACCTGACGTATAAGTATGTGGAAATAAATGCAGAATACACAACCTGA
- a CDS encoding 2Fe-2S iron-sulfur cluster-binding protein, which produces MKEVKLKIDGTEISVPEGTTVLEAAKKLNKLIPTFCYHPKLPVFGGCRMCLVYEKRWKTNIIACATPVQEGMEIETDNEKVRKERSFILEMLFTRHPLDCPICDKAGECDLQNWGTYYGPQKNPSTITPFEKIRPEEDWESDFFEFVSNRCVLCLRCISVCSNVVGADALFQEERGFEILISPDKKPMDSESSCEGCGLCVDICPVGAILFKPFKFNARPWLLEETISSCGMCSMNCPVAVDHNGRDIYRIRSTADLKICAGAYLGYDIYKKNRLKGALKNGEKTDFNAVLDEIVSVIGKKPQETAVIVSPYSGNETFSALKKLQEKTGVILSSTITMTLLPVIKGFMETSGLYRLPDEDEILNAEKIIVIGNDVSDTNPVITYLFHKNYNEGSETGKDKQITFIGEKPLHINKLYPQIINKKPEEISTEDVEADEKTVIVYSTTTLKGEKAYKFGKLLGEIHKKTGAKVLILPQEANGIGLINSLELVYLPEVIKKIKEGKIKNLLLIGEDIVDHITDEELQEMFLKAENSIVITPFSDGLALSCNYALGTTLWMEDSRTFEGFRGKVQTKKSIQGGITEERVLQILTEKMPFTPEAVRERLEETQFYHWEGFDYPYVSLWDFGYIGRRSDNLMNYRLKRESRLEVEHEH; this is translated from the coding sequence ATGAAGGAAGTAAAGCTGAAAATAGATGGCACAGAAATATCCGTCCCTGAAGGGACTACAGTTCTTGAGGCAGCAAAAAAACTGAACAAACTTATACCTACTTTCTGCTATCATCCTAAGCTTCCTGTTTTTGGTGGATGCAGGATGTGTCTTGTTTATGAAAAAAGATGGAAGACCAACATAATAGCCTGTGCAACTCCTGTTCAGGAAGGGATGGAGATTGAGACAGATAACGAAAAGGTAAGAAAAGAAAGAAGTTTTATATTAGAGATGCTGTTTACCAGACATCCCCTTGACTGTCCTATATGTGATAAGGCTGGAGAGTGCGACCTTCAAAACTGGGGAACTTACTACGGTCCTCAGAAAAATCCTTCCACAATTACTCCATTTGAAAAGATAAGACCAGAAGAAGACTGGGAAAGTGACTTTTTTGAGTTTGTGTCCAACAGATGCGTCCTGTGCCTCAGATGTATCAGTGTGTGCAGTAATGTAGTTGGTGCAGATGCACTCTTTCAGGAAGAAAGAGGATTTGAGATACTGATATCTCCAGACAAAAAACCGATGGACAGTGAAAGTAGCTGTGAAGGTTGCGGGCTGTGTGTTGATATCTGTCCTGTTGGTGCAATACTGTTTAAACCGTTCAAGTTTAATGCAAGACCGTGGCTTTTGGAAGAAACTATCTCCTCCTGTGGAATGTGCTCAATGAACTGTCCAGTAGCAGTAGACCACAACGGCAGAGATATATACAGAATCCGTTCCACAGCAGACCTTAAAATATGTGCAGGGGCTTATCTTGGCTATGACATTTACAAAAAAAACAGACTGAAAGGGGCATTAAAAAACGGAGAGAAGACAGATTTTAATGCAGTATTAGATGAGATTGTGTCAGTAATAGGGAAAAAACCTCAGGAAACTGCTGTTATTGTTTCTCCATACTCTGGAAATGAAACTTTTTCAGCTCTAAAAAAACTTCAGGAAAAAACAGGAGTAATACTGAGCTCAACAATAACAATGACACTTCTGCCTGTCATCAAAGGCTTTATGGAAACATCTGGTCTTTACAGGTTGCCTGACGAAGATGAGATTTTAAATGCTGAAAAGATTATCGTTATAGGAAACGATGTGTCAGACACAAACCCTGTCATTACATATCTTTTCCACAAAAACTACAATGAAGGATCTGAAACAGGAAAGGATAAACAGATTACCTTCATAGGAGAAAAACCTCTCCACATAAACAAGCTTTATCCACAGATAATAAATAAAAAACCCGAAGAAATCTCCACAGAGGATGTGGAAGCAGACGAAAAAACTGTTATTGTTTATTCAACAACAACGCTGAAAGGAGAAAAAGCCTATAAATTTGGAAAACTCCTTGGGGAAATCCACAAAAAGACAGGAGCCAAAGTCCTTATACTTCCTCAGGAAGCAAACGGAATAGGCCTGATAAACAGCCTTGAGCTTGTTTATCTTCCTGAAGTGATTAAAAAGATAAAAGAAGGGAAGATAAAAAATCTGCTCCTTATAGGAGAAGACATCGTTGACCACATAACAGATGAAGAGCTTCAGGAAATGTTCTTAAAAGCTGAAAACAGCATTGTTATCACTCCTTTTTCTGATGGACTTGCCCTTTCCTGTAACTACGCTCTTGGGACAACCCTATGGATGGAAGACAGTAGAACATTTGAGGGCTTTAGAGGAAAAGTCCAGACCAAAAAAAGCATACAGGGAGGAATAACAGAAGAGAGAGTACTGCAGATACTAACAGAAAAAATGCCCTTCACCCCAGAAGCTGTAAGGGAAAGGTTAGAAGAGACGCAGTTTTACCACTGGGAAGGCTTTGATTATCCTTATGTTTCTCTGTGGGATTTTGGGTACATAGGAAGAAGGTCAGACAATCTGATGAACTACAGACTGAAAAGGGAAAGCAGGCTGGAGGTTGAGCATGAACATTAA
- the dnaA gene encoding chromosomal replication initiator protein DnaA, which produces MDIWGSILSSISRRVDRSTLNLLKGIEKAEYKNGQLFISTPDIVYKEWLESNLLDDIRESAADLLGENLEILVVSNDEEQIETEVEQIKKEYNKPYRLTNLNPKFTFSNLIIGNCNKVAYQACIAVAENLGKIYNPLFIYGGVGLGKTHLLHATAHYVLSKNPKANIIYTTADTFMSELIYYLRNGSILEFRKRYRDVDLLLIDDVQFLQGKERTQIELYHIFNALHLIGKQVILSSDTPPKNLKGLQERLRSRFASGLVVEVKAPDLQTKLSILRKKSKEMGIYLPSDVSLLIAKTINSNVRELEGSLNKLKAYSELLGRTITLDMARDLLKDLFEIKEMEVSLSIDKIQKEVANYFGVNINEILGNSRKKKVAMARQIAMYLSRYLTDKSLSEISKAFKKKDHTTVINAIDKVEKTMEKDRKFKLTVEFLRDKILTS; this is translated from the coding sequence TTGGACATCTGGGGTTCAATACTTTCGTCCATTTCACGGAGGGTGGACAGGTCAACCCTTAATCTGCTGAAAGGAATTGAAAAAGCAGAGTATAAAAATGGACAGTTGTTTATCTCAACCCCAGACATTGTGTATAAAGAATGGCTTGAGTCCAATCTCCTTGACGACATAAGAGAATCTGCCGCTGACCTTTTAGGAGAAAACCTTGAGATACTTGTCGTATCCAACGACGAAGAACAGATAGAAACAGAAGTAGAGCAGATAAAGAAAGAGTACAACAAACCTTACAGACTGACAAATCTCAATCCAAAGTTTACCTTCAGCAATCTGATAATCGGAAACTGCAACAAAGTTGCCTATCAGGCGTGTATTGCCGTTGCTGAAAACTTAGGGAAAATATACAATCCCCTGTTTATATACGGAGGAGTTGGACTGGGTAAAACACATCTTCTCCATGCAACAGCCCATTACGTCCTTTCAAAAAATCCAAAAGCAAACATCATATACACTACAGCAGACACATTTATGTCAGAGCTTATATATTACTTGAGAAACGGCAGTATTCTTGAATTTAGAAAAAGATACAGGGATGTTGACCTTCTTCTGATTGATGACGTTCAGTTTCTTCAGGGTAAAGAGAGAACGCAGATAGAGCTGTATCACATATTTAATGCCCTTCATCTGATAGGTAAGCAGGTTATCCTATCATCAGATACACCTCCCAAAAATCTAAAAGGTCTTCAGGAAAGGCTGAGAAGCCGTTTTGCCAGCGGTCTTGTCGTTGAAGTCAAAGCCCCTGACCTTCAAACAAAACTGTCTATATTGAGAAAAAAATCAAAGGAGATGGGTATATATCTGCCTTCAGATGTTTCACTGCTGATAGCAAAAACCATTAACTCTAACGTCAGAGAACTTGAAGGCTCCCTTAACAAGCTAAAGGCCTACAGTGAACTGCTTGGAAGAACGATTACCTTAGACATGGCAAGAGACCTGCTGAAAGATTTATTTGAGATAAAGGAGATGGAGGTTAGCCTCTCTATAGACAAAATACAGAAAGAGGTTGCAAACTACTTTGGAGTAAACATAAACGAGATATTAGGAAACTCAAGGAAAAAGAAAGTTGCAATGGCACGGCAGATAGCCATGTATCTCTCCAGATACCTGACAGACAAATCCCTCAGCGAAATATCAAAAGCTTTCAAGAAAAAAGACCACACAACAGTTATAAATGCCATTGACAAAGTAGAAAAAACAATGGAAAAGGACAGAAAGTTCAAGCTTACCGTTGAGTTCCTCAGGGATAAGATACTGACGTCATAA
- a CDS encoding M23 family metallopeptidase, whose protein sequence is MKGKLFLILIVLLAAAGGYFYFTGVINFQPPKIVFEKKPQYIGSDTTLKFKIIDDKPGIKAVQVFLIQNKNIKILEDLEFPTGLKEKEYSLKIDARKYGLTEGKAKISIVAQDSSLLKNTKNITYEVKVDLTPPTLSILSSPAGIMNGGTGFVFYRTSSDVVKTGVKVGNLEFKCFNGIVENKNIYGCAFPYPYYWNRKKSIVVFAVDRAGNKTSHALRYYFKRKKYRRSVINLSDEFIETKVRPLSDREISDPAELFKYVNVEVRKKNEDLIHKITSNVSIKQPLFHSNFLQLKNSKMLGGFADYRKYRYKGKIIKGADAYHKGMDFASIKNATVQAAEDGKVVYTGFIGIYGNSIIIEHGMGVFTIYSHLAEIHVNKGDEVVRGTEIGITDTTGLAVGDHLHFGVLVQGLEVHPIEWLDRHWLKTRFLDEYKRIKTLYGGQ, encoded by the coding sequence TTGAAAGGAAAACTATTTCTCATTCTGATAGTTCTGTTAGCCGCTGCAGGCGGCTACTTTTATTTTACTGGCGTTATAAACTTCCAGCCACCAAAAATAGTATTTGAGAAAAAACCCCAGTACATAGGCTCAGACACAACCTTAAAGTTCAAAATTATTGACGACAAACCGGGAATAAAAGCAGTTCAGGTTTTTCTTATACAAAACAAAAACATAAAAATCCTTGAAGATTTAGAATTTCCAACAGGACTGAAAGAAAAAGAGTATTCCCTGAAGATTGATGCAAGAAAATACGGACTTACAGAGGGCAAGGCAAAGATATCTATAGTTGCACAGGACAGCTCACTGCTGAAAAACACAAAAAACATCACATACGAAGTAAAGGTTGACCTTACACCTCCAACCCTCAGTATTCTTTCTTCCCCTGCAGGTATAATGAACGGGGGAACAGGATTTGTCTTTTACAGAACATCATCAGACGTGGTCAAAACTGGAGTAAAGGTAGGAAACCTTGAGTTTAAATGTTTCAACGGTATAGTAGAAAACAAAAACATATACGGCTGTGCCTTTCCTTATCCCTATTACTGGAACAGGAAAAAATCTATCGTTGTTTTTGCTGTTGACAGAGCAGGAAACAAGACATCCCACGCCCTCAGATATTACTTTAAAAGAAAAAAATACAGAAGGTCTGTGATTAATCTGTCTGACGAATTTATAGAAACAAAGGTAAGACCCCTTTCAGACAGAGAGATATCTGACCCGGCAGAGCTGTTTAAATATGTAAATGTAGAGGTTAGAAAGAAAAACGAAGACCTGATACACAAAATAACTTCAAATGTGAGCATAAAACAGCCTCTGTTTCACAGTAATTTTTTACAGCTGAAAAACTCAAAAATGCTTGGGGGCTTTGCAGATTACAGAAAATACAGATACAAAGGAAAGATAATAAAAGGAGCTGATGCTTACCACAAAGGGATGGACTTTGCCTCCATCAAAAACGCCACTGTTCAGGCAGCAGAAGACGGTAAGGTTGTTTATACTGGTTTTATAGGTATATACGGAAACTCTATTATTATAGAGCATGGAATGGGTGTATTTACCATATACTCCCACCTTGCGGAGATACACGTAAACAAAGGGGATGAAGTTGTTAGAGGAACAGAAATAGGGATAACAGACACAACAGGTCTTGCTGTAGGAGACCATCTACACTTTGGAGTTTTAGTTCAGGGACTGGAGGTTCACCCTATAGAGTGGTTAGACAGACACTGGCTAAAAACAAGATTTTTAGATGAATATAAAAGAATAAAAACCCTTTATGGAGGTCAGTAA
- a CDS encoding 2-isopropylmalate synthase — protein MDRLIIFDTTLRDGEQAPGFSMTVEEKVTMAQQLEKLGVDVIEAGFAAASPGDFEAVNAVAETVKNSTVCSLARALESDIEKAGEALAPAERKRIHTFIATSPIHMQYKLKMTPEQVIERAVSAVKFARNFTDDVEFSAEDAFRSEREFLFRVFEAVIDAGAKTINVPDTVGYAIPEEFGQLIADIKNNVPNIDKAVISVHCHNDLGLAVANSLSAIKNGARQAHVTINGIGERAGNAALEEVVMAIKVRKDYFKEIYTNINTREIYKTSRLLCRITGSFVQPNKAIVGDNAFAHEAGIHQHGILAHRETYEIMKAEDVGVPESKIVLGKHSGRHAFKARLEELGYKNLSEEEITMLFEKFKKLADKKKEVFDEDIEALILDELFKSYEEVKLIYFHVLSGNSAIPSSTVKIEKDGEEIIATSSGDGPIDSALKALEKALGITGRLKDYTIRSLSAGKDAMGEVRVVVDFDGTISSGRGTSTDIIEASVKAYLDAYNRYLARKTFIEKRITEGI, from the coding sequence ATGGACAGGTTAATCATATTTGATACAACACTGAGAGATGGGGAGCAGGCTCCCGGATTTTCCATGACTGTTGAAGAAAAGGTAACCATGGCTCAGCAGTTAGAGAAATTGGGAGTTGACGTTATAGAAGCAGGATTTGCAGCAGCATCACCGGGAGATTTTGAAGCTGTTAATGCGGTGGCAGAAACTGTAAAAAACTCTACTGTATGCTCCCTTGCAAGAGCCCTTGAATCAGACATTGAAAAAGCAGGGGAAGCCCTTGCCCCAGCAGAGAGGAAAAGGATACACACATTTATTGCTACATCTCCCATACATATGCAGTACAAACTGAAGATGACGCCAGAGCAGGTTATAGAAAGGGCAGTATCTGCTGTAAAGTTTGCAAGGAATTTTACAGACGATGTAGAGTTCTCTGCAGAAGATGCATTCCGTTCTGAAAGGGAGTTTCTTTTCAGAGTTTTTGAAGCTGTAATAGATGCAGGAGCAAAAACGATAAACGTTCCAGACACAGTAGGCTATGCGATACCAGAAGAGTTTGGTCAGCTGATAGCAGACATAAAAAATAATGTTCCAAACATAGATAAGGCTGTAATATCTGTTCACTGCCACAACGACCTTGGTCTTGCCGTTGCAAACTCCCTCTCAGCTATAAAAAACGGAGCAAGACAGGCACACGTTACCATTAACGGTATTGGAGAAAGGGCAGGAAATGCAGCATTAGAAGAAGTAGTAATGGCAATAAAGGTAAGAAAAGACTACTTTAAAGAGATTTACACAAACATAAACACCAGAGAGATTTATAAAACAAGCAGACTTCTGTGCAGGATAACTGGCAGTTTTGTCCAGCCTAACAAGGCAATTGTTGGGGACAATGCATTTGCCCACGAAGCAGGAATACACCAGCACGGAATACTTGCCCACAGAGAAACCTATGAAATTATGAAGGCAGAAGATGTTGGCGTTCCAGAATCAAAGATAGTTTTAGGTAAACACTCAGGAAGACACGCATTTAAGGCAAGATTAGAAGAGCTTGGATACAAAAATCTTTCTGAAGAAGAGATAACAATGCTGTTTGAAAAGTTTAAAAAACTTGCAGACAAGAAAAAGGAAGTGTTTGACGAAGACATAGAAGCACTGATACTGGACGAGCTGTTTAAAAGCTACGAAGAGGTGAAGCTGATATACTTCCATGTTCTCAGCGGAAACAGTGCAATACCTTCATCAACAGTAAAAATAGAAAAAGATGGAGAAGAGATAATAGCAACATCTTCAGGAGACGGCCCGATAGACAGTGCTCTGAAAGCCCTTGAGAAAGCCTTAGGTATCACTGGAAGACTGAAAGACTACACAATCAGGTCGCTCAGTGCTGGCAAAGATGCAATGGGTGAAGTAAGGGTTGTGGTAGATTTTGACGGAACAATAAGCTCAGGAAGGGGAACATCAACAGACATTATAGAGGCAAGCGTAAAGGCATACCTTGATGCATACAACAGATACCTTGCAAGAAAGACATTCATAGAAAAAAGAATAACAGAAGGTATATAA
- a CDS encoding DUF2103 domain-containing protein encodes MKYRKKGIKKEHHIIEDGEELLQDLIKKGLVKSIIPGRIKTTPKGQPGNPRLTFQYETNSGAKLLLKKGSTVQEVFVITSDVQALKEYLSQKYPKN; translated from the coding sequence ATGAAGTACAGGAAAAAGGGCATAAAAAAAGAACACCACATTATAGAAGACGGGGAAGAGCTTCTTCAGGATTTAATAAAGAAAGGATTGGTAAAGTCTATCATTCCCGGCAGGATTAAAACGACCCCAAAGGGTCAGCCGGGAAATCCCCGCTTAACGTTCCAGTATGAAACAAATTCAGGGGCAAAACTACTTCTAAAAAAAGGCTCAACAGTTCAGGAAGTATTTGTTATAACCTCTGACGTTCAGGCGCTGAAGGAGTATCTATCCCAGAAATATCCGAAAAATTAA
- the fsa gene encoding fructose-6-phosphate aldolase, translating to MKFFIDTADINEIRAANELKILDGVTTNPTLIAKTGRPFMEVVKEILEEIPDKPVSLEVASTDYEGMIKEGEMLAQLGKNVVIKIPVTIDGLKAVKYFEYKGIKTNVTLVFSPAQALLAMKAGASYISPFVGRLDDISHTGMELISQIRTIIDNYGFNSQIIVASIRNPMHVIESALIGADIATIPYKVISQLIKHPLTDIGLERFLKDWESVPDKPF from the coding sequence ATGAAGTTCTTTATTGATACGGCAGATATTAACGAAATCAGGGCAGCAAACGAGCTGAAAATCCTTGACGGTGTTACAACAAACCCGACCCTGATTGCCAAAACAGGCAGACCGTTTATGGAAGTGGTAAAAGAGATTTTAGAAGAGATTCCTGACAAACCTGTATCTTTAGAAGTGGCAAGCACAGATTACGAAGGAATGATAAAAGAAGGTGAGATGCTTGCACAGCTGGGAAAAAATGTAGTTATAAAAATACCTGTCACCATTGACGGTCTGAAAGCTGTTAAATACTTTGAGTACAAAGGAATAAAAACAAATGTAACATTAGTGTTCTCTCCAGCTCAGGCACTGCTGGCAATGAAAGCAGGAGCTTCATACATATCACCATTTGTAGGAAGACTTGACGACATAAGTCACACAGGAATGGAGCTTATATCCCAGATTAGAACAATTATAGACAACTATGGTTTTAACTCACAGATAATTGTTGCAAGCATCAGAAATCCAATGCATGTCATTGAGTCAGCCCTTATTGGAGCAGACATTGCAACAATTCCTTACAAGGTAATATCCCAGCTGATAAAACATCCACTGACAGACATTGGTTTAGAAAGATTCCTGAAAGACTGGGAATCAGTTCCAGACAAACCGTTCTAA